A section of the Pseudomonas sp. FP453 genome encodes:
- a CDS encoding sugar phosphate isomerase/epimerase yields the protein MKLGFVTDTLGNLPLGDVLKHAERMGLSGLEVNTGGWSTAPHFNLQQMLDSNAARRDFTRSFEQHNLEIIALNANGNPLHPTQPEQAQCLKDTIRLAGELGVKTVCTMSGLPEGQAGDRMPNWVVASWPPETQTMLRYQWEERLLPFWGEIADLAKAHGVERIALELHGNQCVYNVRSLLKLRDAIGPVIGANLDPSHLFWMGADPLAAADALGDALYHVHAKDTLLNTPVQAVDSLLENGSLMDVSARSWSYITLGFGHGEQWWRQFCYRLKMAGYDGWLSIEHEDVLLNSLEGLEKSVALMQGVMPVAASDFKPQAI from the coding sequence ATGAAATTGGGATTTGTCACCGATACCCTCGGCAACCTGCCATTGGGCGATGTGCTCAAGCACGCTGAACGCATGGGCCTGTCGGGCCTGGAAGTGAACACCGGGGGCTGGTCCACCGCGCCGCACTTCAACCTGCAGCAGATGCTCGACAGCAACGCCGCTCGCCGCGATTTCACCCGCAGTTTCGAACAGCACAACCTGGAAATCATCGCCCTCAACGCCAACGGCAACCCGCTGCACCCGACCCAGCCGGAACAGGCCCAGTGCCTCAAGGATACGATCCGCCTGGCCGGTGAACTGGGGGTCAAGACCGTGTGCACCATGTCCGGCCTGCCCGAGGGCCAGGCCGGCGATCGCATGCCCAACTGGGTCGTCGCCTCGTGGCCACCGGAGACACAAACCATGCTGCGCTACCAGTGGGAAGAACGCCTGCTGCCGTTCTGGGGCGAGATCGCCGACCTGGCCAAGGCCCATGGCGTGGAGCGCATCGCCCTCGAATTGCACGGCAACCAGTGCGTGTACAACGTGCGCTCGCTGCTCAAGCTGCGCGACGCCATCGGCCCGGTGATCGGCGCCAATCTCGACCCGTCGCACCTGTTCTGGATGGGCGCCGACCCCCTGGCCGCCGCCGACGCCCTCGGCGATGCGCTGTACCACGTACACGCCAAGGACACGCTGCTCAACACACCGGTACAGGCGGTGGATTCACTGCTGGAAAACGGCTCGCTGATGGACGTGTCGGCGCGCAGCTGGTCCTATATCACCCTCGGTTTCGGCCACGGCGAACAGTGGTGGCGCCAGTTCTGCTACCGCCTGAAAATGGCCGGCTACGATGGCTGGTTGTCCATCGAACACGAAGATGTGCTGCTCAACAGCCTCGAAGGCCTGGAAAAATCCGTGGCACTGATGCAAGGCGTGATGCCGGTCGCCGCCAGCGACTTCAAACCGCAAGCGATCTGA
- a CDS encoding LacI family DNA-binding transcriptional regulator: MEQIAKVARVGVATVDRVLNHRAGVREQTRLKVLAALDKLRQDLANGTATLQIKLFCDSGETFNTTLAEAQETVNSSTPGVLVEGHYAPSNSVDPAAFADRVQADGATADGVIVVCREHPAINRAVRALCRRGIPVVCLTTDLPNSGRSAYVGNDQYAAGSVAGLLIGNALARQKAKILLVTSMAFRCQQEREMGFRRVLRAEFPHLKIDERMVSDDRPQTTAEQLLRYFSKHDYPAAIYNVAGANRGVAQAIGTIPGEQRPVFVGHELTGHTRAMLESGVMDYVLSHDFVGEVAAAVRWIRGAREGARAAPAFTRVLVHTRYNCD, encoded by the coding sequence GTGGAGCAGATCGCCAAGGTCGCCCGGGTCGGCGTCGCCACCGTGGACCGCGTGCTCAACCACCGTGCCGGGGTGCGCGAACAGACGCGGCTCAAAGTGCTGGCGGCGCTGGACAAGCTCAGGCAAGACCTCGCCAACGGCACGGCGACCCTGCAGATCAAACTGTTCTGCGACTCGGGGGAAACCTTCAACACGACCCTGGCCGAGGCACAGGAGACGGTGAACAGCTCAACGCCCGGCGTGCTTGTTGAAGGTCATTACGCCCCTAGCAACAGCGTCGATCCAGCAGCATTCGCCGATCGTGTGCAGGCCGATGGCGCCACCGCCGACGGCGTGATTGTGGTCTGCCGTGAACACCCGGCGATCAACCGCGCCGTGCGCGCCTTGTGTCGCCGAGGAATCCCCGTTGTCTGCCTCACCACCGACTTGCCCAACTCCGGACGCAGCGCCTACGTGGGCAACGACCAGTACGCCGCCGGCAGCGTCGCCGGCTTGCTGATCGGCAACGCGCTGGCGCGGCAGAAGGCGAAGATCCTGCTGGTCACCAGCATGGCGTTCCGTTGCCAGCAGGAACGTGAGATGGGCTTTCGGCGGGTACTGCGCGCGGAGTTCCCGCACCTGAAGATCGATGAGCGGATGGTGTCTGACGACCGCCCGCAGACCACTGCCGAGCAGTTGCTGCGCTACTTCTCCAAACACGACTACCCGGCGGCGATCTACAACGTCGCCGGGGCCAACCGTGGCGTGGCGCAGGCCATCGGCACCATCCCCGGCGAACAGCGGCCGGTGTTCGTCGGGCACGAGTTGACCGGGCATACCCGCGCGATGCTTGAGTCCGGGGTGATGGACTATGTGCTGTCCCACGATTTTGTCGGCGAGGTGGCGGCGGCGGTGCGCTGGATTCGCGGGGCGCGGGAGGGTGCGCGGGCCGCGCCGGCGTTTACCCGGGTGTTGGTGCATACGCGCTACAACTGTGATTGA
- a CDS encoding ABC transporter substrate-binding protein produces MKKLPLITALALGLFASSHLLAAEKTLRIGIEAAYPPFASKTEKGEIVGFDYDIGNALCAQMKVKCVWVEGEFDGLIPSLKVKKIDLALSSMTINEDRKKSVDFTHKYYFTSSRLVMKDGAMVDDQYASLKGKTVGVQRATTTDRYATEVFEPKGISVKRYSNNEEIYMDLAAGRLDAIFADTIPLNDFLQMPRGKGYAFVGPELKDPKYVGEGAGIAVRKGNGELVSELNKAIDGIRASGEYQKISEQYFKSDIYGD; encoded by the coding sequence ATGAAGAAACTCCCCCTCATCACCGCCCTGGCCTTGGGCCTGTTCGCGTCCAGCCACCTGCTGGCAGCCGAAAAAACCCTGCGCATCGGCATTGAAGCGGCTTACCCGCCGTTTGCATCGAAGACGGAAAAAGGCGAGATCGTCGGCTTCGACTACGACATCGGCAATGCCCTGTGCGCGCAGATGAAGGTCAAGTGTGTGTGGGTCGAAGGTGAGTTCGATGGTCTGATTCCTTCCCTCAAGGTGAAGAAGATCGACCTGGCCTTGTCGTCCATGACCATCAACGAAGATCGCAAGAAGTCGGTGGACTTCACCCACAAATACTACTTTACGTCTTCGCGCCTGGTGATGAAGGACGGCGCCATGGTGGATGACCAATACGCCAGCCTCAAGGGCAAGACCGTCGGTGTACAGCGCGCCACCACTACCGACCGCTATGCCACCGAGGTGTTTGAACCGAAGGGCATCAGCGTCAAGCGCTACAGCAACAACGAAGAGATCTACATGGATCTCGCGGCCGGGCGCCTGGATGCGATCTTTGCCGATACCATCCCGCTGAATGACTTCCTGCAGATGCCACGGGGCAAGGGCTATGCGTTTGTCGGACCGGAGCTGAAGGACCCGAAATACGTGGGCGAAGGCGCGGGGATTGCGGTGCGCAAGGGCAATGGTGAGTTGGTCAGTGAGTTGAACAAGGCGATTGACGGGATTCGTGCGAGTGGTGAGTACCAGAAGATTTCAGAGCAGTATTTCAAGTCTGATATCTACGGCGATTGA
- a CDS encoding FAD-binding oxidoreductase, whose product MSHADFIIIGGGIAGASTGFWLSQHGKVLVLERESHPGYHSTGRSAALYTAAYGTPQVRALTLASREFFDNPPVGFCEHPLLTPRGEMTVDFIGDAAELNAQYLSAKATVAQVELLSADEACAKLPILRREKVHGALYDPTASDIDTDALHQGYLRGIRRNGGEVLTDHAVQGLSRDAAGVWQVQAGAETYTAPTLINAAGAWADQIGAMAGAAPIGLQPKRRSAFIFAGPEGLDTHHWPMLVALDESFYMKPDAGMFLGSPANADPVEPQDIQPEELDIAMGIYQIEEATTLTIRRPTRTWAGLRSFVPDGDLLSGFDSQVPGLFWVAAQGGYGIQTSPAMGQASAALVRGAPLPEPLARFGLDAGMLSPARLEPH is encoded by the coding sequence ATGAGCCACGCAGACTTCATCATCATCGGCGGCGGCATTGCTGGCGCGTCCACCGGTTTCTGGTTGTCGCAGCACGGCAAGGTGCTGGTGCTGGAACGCGAAAGCCACCCGGGTTATCACTCCACCGGGCGTTCGGCGGCGCTGTACACCGCCGCCTATGGCACCCCGCAGGTGCGCGCGCTGACGCTGGCCAGCCGTGAGTTTTTCGACAATCCCCCTGTCGGGTTTTGCGAGCACCCGTTGCTGACGCCAAGGGGCGAAATGACCGTGGACTTTATCGGTGACGCCGCCGAGTTGAACGCGCAATACCTGAGCGCCAAGGCCACCGTTGCGCAGGTTGAATTGCTCAGCGCCGACGAAGCCTGCGCCAAGCTGCCGATCCTGCGCCGCGAAAAAGTCCACGGCGCGTTGTACGACCCGACCGCCAGCGATATCGACACCGACGCGCTGCACCAGGGCTATCTGCGGGGCATCCGCCGCAACGGTGGCGAGGTGCTGACCGATCACGCCGTGCAGGGTTTAAGCCGTGATGCCGCAGGCGTTTGGCAGGTACAGGCTGGCGCAGAAACCTACACCGCCCCGACCCTGATCAACGCCGCTGGCGCCTGGGCCGACCAGATCGGCGCAATGGCCGGCGCCGCACCCATTGGCCTGCAACCCAAGCGCCGCTCGGCGTTTATCTTCGCCGGCCCCGAAGGCCTCGACACTCACCACTGGCCGATGCTGGTGGCGCTGGACGAATCCTTCTACATGAAGCCCGACGCCGGCATGTTCCTCGGCTCGCCGGCCAACGCCGACCCGGTGGAACCCCAGGATATCCAGCCCGAAGAACTGGACATCGCCATGGGCATCTACCAGATCGAAGAAGCCACCACCCTGACCATCCGCCGCCCGACCCGCACCTGGGCCGGGCTGCGCAGTTTTGTCCCTGATGGTGATTTGCTGTCCGGCTTCGACTCCCAGGTGCCTGGCCTGTTCTGGGTCGCCGCGCAAGGCGGCTACGGCATCCAGACGTCACCGGCCATGGGCCAGGCCAGTGCGGCACTGGTACGCGGCGCGCCCTTGCCGGAGCCACTGGCGCGGTTCGGCCTCGACGCTGGTATGCTCTCCCCCGCCCGCCTGGAGCCCCATTGA
- a CDS encoding ornithine cyclodeaminase family protein: protein MPSTPQVINQTRARELLAQVDVPQILHKLFRDLAAGQAVQPAQQLVEFPHGAGDFINYLGVLAEDGVYGVKTSPYIVREQGPLVTAWTLLMSMHTGQPLLLCDAAELTTARTAATTALAVDALAPLSARRLAIIGSGKVAQAHLHYVKNLRDWQSISLFSPGLASADNTAIAHLQSLDPRLSIAPSSDAAVDAADVILLCTSSAGPVIDPARLSKPALITSISTNAPRAHEVPPQSLNAMQVFCDYRQTTPGSAGEMLIATEHHGWDKRHIVGDLPELLSEHVQRPTYDRHVFFRSIGLGLEDIALANALWRHL, encoded by the coding sequence ATGCCCAGCACGCCTCAAGTGATAAACCAAACCCGGGCCCGCGAACTGCTCGCCCAAGTCGATGTCCCGCAGATCCTGCACAAGCTGTTCCGCGACCTGGCCGCTGGGCAGGCGGTGCAGCCGGCCCAGCAACTGGTGGAATTCCCCCACGGTGCCGGCGACTTTATCAACTACCTGGGCGTGCTGGCCGAAGACGGTGTTTACGGCGTAAAAACCTCGCCCTATATCGTGCGTGAACAAGGGCCGCTGGTGACGGCCTGGACGCTGTTGATGTCGATGCACACCGGCCAGCCGCTGCTGTTGTGCGATGCTGCCGAGTTGACCACCGCACGCACGGCCGCGACGACGGCACTGGCGGTGGATGCATTGGCGCCTTTATCCGCGCGGCGTCTGGCGATTATTGGCAGTGGCAAAGTAGCGCAGGCCCATCTGCACTACGTGAAAAACCTCCGGGATTGGCAGAGCATCAGCCTGTTTTCACCTGGCCTGGCCAGTGCCGACAACACGGCCATCGCCCACCTCCAAAGCCTCGACCCACGATTGAGCATCGCGCCGAGCAGCGATGCGGCTGTCGACGCCGCCGACGTGATCCTGCTGTGCACCTCATCGGCCGGCCCGGTCATCGATCCCGCCCGCTTGAGCAAACCGGCGCTTATTACCTCCATCAGCACCAACGCCCCACGCGCCCATGAAGTGCCGCCGCAGTCGCTCAATGCCATGCAGGTCTTCTGCGACTATCGCCAGACCACCCCAGGCTCGGCCGGTGAAATGCTCATCGCCACGGAACACCACGGCTGGGACAAACGCCACATTGTCGGCGACCTGCCCGAATTGCTCAGCGAACACGTACAACGTCCGACCTACGACCGTCATGTATTCTTCCGCTCCATCGGCCTGGGCCTGGAAGATATCGCCCTGGCCAATGCCCTCTGGAGACACCTATGA
- a CDS encoding LysR family transcriptional regulator — protein MEKAEIEGLWTHIHWLSVLEEHGTYTAAAARLGVSKSAVSQRISDLEKATGTSLVTRTTRSVRLTDAGLSLTREVRSAYEQIARSFSSVRDSVGEIRGLVRLTAPVAFARQQLVPHLSEFLQLYPQVRIQLDVSDALSSLAAEGYDLAVRHGFQVPETHVAWKLCDTGSVLVATQDYLQRHGEPREPGDLSTHNCLFYPRGTDQPAWTFERGSKHVERLTVPISGSFATNNSEALRDSALNHLGIALLPDFSAHTALASGKLVQVLKGWTLKGAFADEIYLIRPYSPHVPKSVSVLVGYLKEKLSGGFRYVG, from the coding sequence ATGGAAAAGGCTGAAATCGAAGGGCTGTGGACCCATATCCACTGGCTGTCAGTGCTGGAAGAGCACGGCACCTACACCGCCGCCGCCGCACGTTTGGGCGTGAGCAAGTCGGCCGTGAGCCAGCGCATTTCCGACCTGGAAAAGGCCACTGGTACAAGCCTCGTCACTCGAACGACGCGCAGCGTGCGCCTGACGGACGCCGGGTTGTCGCTGACCCGCGAAGTGCGCAGCGCCTACGAGCAGATCGCCCGCAGCTTCTCCTCGGTACGCGACTCGGTGGGGGAGATTCGCGGGCTGGTGCGGCTGACAGCGCCGGTGGCATTCGCCCGTCAGCAGTTGGTGCCGCACCTGTCGGAGTTTTTACAGCTGTACCCGCAGGTGCGCATCCAGCTGGATGTGTCGGATGCCTTGAGTTCGCTGGCGGCCGAGGGCTACGACCTTGCGGTGCGCCACGGTTTCCAGGTGCCGGAAACCCACGTGGCGTGGAAGTTGTGCGATACCGGTTCCGTTCTGGTTGCCACCCAGGACTACCTGCAACGCCACGGTGAACCGCGTGAGCCTGGCGATTTGTCCACGCACAACTGCCTGTTCTACCCGCGCGGCACCGACCAGCCCGCCTGGACCTTCGAGCGCGGCAGCAAACACGTCGAACGCCTCACCGTGCCCATCTCCGGCAGTTTCGCCACCAACAACAGCGAGGCCCTGCGCGATTCCGCCCTCAACCACCTGGGCATCGCCCTGCTCCCGGATTTCAGCGCCCACACCGCACTGGCCAGCGGCAAGTTGGTGCAGGTGCTCAAGGGCTGGACACTCAAGGGTGCGTTTGCCGATGAGATCTACTTGATCCGGCCGTATTCGCCCCATGTGCCGAAGTCGGTGAGTGTGTTGGTGGGCTACCTGAAGGAAAAACTGTCGGGTGGATTTCGCTACGTGGGGTGA
- a CDS encoding CoA-acylating methylmalonate-semialdehyde dehydrogenase, which yields MTITIEHYINDQRVSRDDRYQDVFNPATGEKTGRVALASRQTVDEAVAAAQAAFDGWADTPPIRRARVLFEYLHLLRARKDDLARIIVAEHGKVFTDAQGEVDRGIDILEFACGIPNLLKGEYSDQVSRGMDNWTMRQPLGVVAGVTPFNFPVMVPMWMYPIAIAAGNTFILKPSPTDPSASLFMAELLREAGLPKGVFNVVQGDKESVDALIEHPDVKAVSFVGSTPIAQYIYETGARHGKRVQGLGGAKNHMVVMPDADIEKTVDALMGAAYGSAGERCMAISVAVLVGDVGDKVIAALTERAKQLRITDGRDLKAEMGPIVSRAALERISGYIEQGVQAGAQLLLDGRDYVPTEAGLENGFWLGATLFDHVTREMSIYREEIFGPVLACVRVSDFGEAVKLVNDHEFGNGVSCFTRDGNIAREFARRIQVGMVGINVPIPVPMAWHGFGGWKKSLFGDMHAYGTEGVRFYTKQKSIMQRWSESIEQGAEFAMPVSK from the coding sequence ATGACAATTACAATCGAGCACTACATCAACGACCAGCGCGTGTCCCGCGATGACCGTTATCAGGACGTCTTCAACCCGGCCACCGGTGAAAAGACCGGCCGCGTCGCCCTGGCCAGCCGCCAGACCGTGGACGAAGCCGTTGCCGCTGCCCAGGCTGCTTTCGACGGCTGGGCCGACACGCCGCCGATCCGCCGCGCGCGGGTGTTGTTCGAATACCTGCACCTGCTGCGTGCGCGCAAGGACGACCTCGCGCGCATCATCGTCGCCGAGCATGGCAAGGTGTTTACCGATGCCCAGGGTGAAGTGGACCGTGGCATCGACATCCTCGAATTCGCCTGCGGCATTCCCAACCTGCTGAAAGGTGAGTACTCCGACCAGGTTTCCCGGGGCATGGACAACTGGACGATGCGCCAGCCGCTGGGCGTTGTCGCGGGCGTGACGCCGTTCAACTTCCCGGTGATGGTACCGATGTGGATGTACCCGATTGCCATCGCGGCGGGTAACACCTTTATTCTCAAGCCAAGCCCGACCGATCCAAGCGCCTCGTTGTTCATGGCCGAACTGCTGCGTGAAGCCGGCCTGCCCAAAGGCGTGTTCAACGTGGTGCAGGGTGATAAGGAGTCGGTGGACGCGCTGATCGAACACCCGGACGTCAAGGCCGTGAGCTTTGTCGGCTCGACGCCGATTGCCCAATACATCTACGAAACCGGCGCCCGTCACGGCAAACGCGTGCAAGGCCTGGGCGGGGCGAAAAACCACATGGTGGTGATGCCCGACGCCGATATCGAAAAAACCGTGGATGCCCTGATGGGCGCCGCCTACGGCAGTGCGGGCGAACGCTGCATGGCCATCTCCGTGGCGGTGTTGGTGGGGGATGTGGGTGACAAAGTCATCGCCGCCCTGACCGAACGTGCCAAGCAACTGCGCATCACCGACGGCCGCGATTTGAAAGCCGAGATGGGCCCGATTGTGTCCCGCGCGGCTCTGGAGCGCATCAGCGGCTATATCGAGCAAGGCGTGCAGGCCGGCGCCCAACTGCTGCTGGATGGCCGTGACTACGTACCGACCGAAGCCGGCCTGGAAAATGGCTTCTGGCTGGGTGCGACGCTGTTCGACCACGTGACCCGCGAGATGAGCATCTACCGCGAAGAAATCTTCGGCCCGGTGCTGGCCTGCGTGCGCGTCAGCGACTTCGGCGAAGCCGTAAAACTGGTCAACGACCACGAGTTCGGCAACGGCGTCAGCTGCTTCACCCGCGACGGCAACATCGCCCGCGAGTTCGCGCGGCGTATCCAGGTGGGCATGGTCGGCATCAACGTGCCCATCCCGGTGCCGATGGCGTGGCACGGTTTTGGTGGCTGGAAGAAAAGCCTGTTTGGCGACATGCATGCCTATGGCACTGAGGGTGTGCGCTTCTACACCAAGCAGAAGTCGATCATGCAGCGCTGGTCGGAGAGCATCGAGCAAGGCGCCGAATTCGCCATGCCGGTCTCCAAATAA
- a CDS encoding MFS transporter: MNTAQTSPSNWAALLSGANGVRSLALAGGVVLHAINVYIATTILPSVVQDIGGIDYYAWNTTLFVAASILGSALSARLLGRLGPRGAYLVASLVFAGGALACAFAPSMPVMLVGRLVQGLGGGFLFALSYAMIRLVFDERLWPRAMALVSGMWGVATLVGPAVGGVFAELGLWRAAFWALIPVAGLFAVLAAAVLPGRSTDRVAPTPLPITQLGWLTAAVLAVSAGSVSSTLLLNLLGLAAAALFTGLLILTESRARHRLLPAGAFRLATALGALYATMALLAVAVTSGEIFVPLFLQVLHHQSPLLAGYLAALMAAGWTLGSIASAGITGANVRRAILAGPFLGVLGMLALALLMPGESHGDAQTLVPICVALVLIGLGVGLAWPHLLTRVFQVAPAGEQDLASASITTVQLFATAFGAALAGMVANIAGLTEPGGIEGTASAAVWLFGIFALAPVVGVLIARRVVQRVG, encoded by the coding sequence ATGAACACAGCGCAAACCTCTCCTTCCAACTGGGCGGCCTTGCTGTCCGGTGCAAACGGCGTACGCTCACTGGCCCTGGCAGGCGGCGTGGTGCTGCATGCGATCAACGTCTACATCGCCACCACGATTCTGCCGTCAGTGGTGCAGGACATCGGCGGCATCGACTATTACGCCTGGAACACCACGCTGTTTGTCGCCGCCTCGATCCTCGGTTCGGCGTTGTCTGCGCGCTTGCTGGGGCGCCTGGGGCCGCGCGGGGCGTACCTGGTTGCCAGCCTGGTATTCGCCGGCGGAGCATTGGCCTGTGCGTTTGCGCCGTCCATGCCGGTGATGCTGGTCGGACGGCTGGTACAGGGCCTGGGCGGTGGGTTCTTGTTCGCGCTGTCCTACGCGATGATTCGCCTGGTATTCGATGAACGCTTGTGGCCACGGGCAATGGCGTTGGTCTCGGGGATGTGGGGTGTCGCAACGCTGGTCGGGCCCGCAGTGGGCGGCGTGTTTGCCGAACTGGGCCTCTGGCGGGCGGCGTTCTGGGCCTTGATCCCAGTGGCCGGGTTGTTCGCCGTGCTGGCCGCCGCAGTCCTGCCTGGGCGCAGCACAGACCGCGTTGCGCCCACACCGTTGCCGATCACGCAGTTGGGGTGGCTGACGGCGGCGGTGCTGGCGGTGTCGGCCGGCAGTGTCTCGTCCACCCTGCTCCTGAACCTTTTGGGGCTCGCAGCGGCCGCCCTGTTCACTGGGCTGCTGATCCTCACGGAAAGCCGCGCCCGCCATCGACTGTTGCCCGCCGGAGCCTTTCGGCTGGCCACTGCGCTTGGCGCGCTGTACGCCACGATGGCGTTGTTGGCCGTCGCAGTCACCAGTGGCGAAATTTTTGTACCGCTGTTCCTGCAAGTCCTGCACCACCAGTCGCCACTGCTGGCCGGTTATCTTGCCGCACTGATGGCGGCCGGCTGGACGCTGGGGTCAATCGCCAGCGCCGGCATAACGGGCGCGAATGTTCGCCGGGCGATCCTGGCCGGACCGTTCCTGGGTGTGCTGGGCATGCTGGCGCTGGCGCTGCTGATGCCTGGCGAAAGCCATGGCGATGCGCAGACGCTTGTGCCGATCTGCGTGGCCCTTGTCCTGATCGGCCTGGGGGTAGGCCTGGCATGGCCACACTTGTTGACCCGGGTGTTCCAAGTGGCACCCGCCGGCGAACAGGACCTGGCCTCTGCGTCGATTACCACGGTGCAACTGTTCGCCACCGCGTTCGGCGCAGCACTGGCGGGCATGGTCGCGAACATCGCGGGCCTCACTGAACCCGGCGGAATCGAAGGCACGGCAAGCGCGGCGGTGTGGTTGTTTGGGATATTTGCGCTGGCACCGGTGGTGGGTGTGCTGATTGCCAGGCGGGTGGTTCAACGGGTCGGTTAG
- the soxR gene encoding redox-sensitive transcriptional activator SoxR, with amino-acid sequence MAAKIDVHIPLGVGEVARRSGVTVATVHFYEAKGLIHGQRSPGNQRRYHRDVLRRIAVIKVAQRAGIPLATIKAALEELPQGRPLTAKDWTQLSTRWRDLLNERINSLTQLRDQLDGCIGCGCLSLADCPLRNPGDRLGQEGDGAVLLGQ; translated from the coding sequence ATGGCAGCGAAAATCGATGTGCACATCCCCCTCGGGGTCGGCGAAGTGGCGCGGCGTAGCGGGGTGACCGTGGCGACGGTGCATTTCTACGAAGCCAAGGGTTTGATCCACGGCCAACGCAGCCCAGGCAATCAGCGGCGCTACCACCGTGACGTGCTGCGCCGCATTGCGGTGATCAAGGTGGCGCAGCGCGCGGGGATTCCATTGGCCACCATCAAGGCGGCACTGGAGGAACTGCCGCAGGGGCGACCGCTGACGGCCAAGGACTGGACGCAGCTCTCTACGCGTTGGCGCGACCTGTTGAATGAGCGAATCAACAGCCTCACCCAACTGCGCGACCAGCTCGATGGGTGCATCGGCTGCGGGTGCCTGTCCCTGGCCGACTGCCCGCTGCGCAATCCGGGGGATCGGTTGGGGCAGGAGGGCGACGGGGCGGTGTTATTGGGACAATAA
- a CDS encoding sugar ABC transporter permease, translating to MNQVKQLFSRYKMLALVIAVAVIWVFFSWQTEGGFLTPRNLSNLLRQMSITGILACGMVLVIISGEIDLSVGSLLGLLGGLAAILDVVYHVPLLANLSLVALCGLMIGLANGYMTAYLRIPSFIVGLGGMLAFRGILLGITGGTTIAPVSPSLVYMGQGYLPHSVGIGLGVLLFALTVFLTWKQRRNRALHGLAAHALARDLLRVAVIGAVLAGFVTTLNSYDGIPVPVLLLLVLLGVFSYVTSQTVFGRRVYAVGSNMEATRLSGINVQAVKLWIFGIMGVMCALAGLVNTARLAAGSPSAGNMGELDAIAACFIGGTSMRGGSGTVYGALLGALVITSLDNGMSMLDVDSYWQMIVKGSILVLAVWVDVSTRTGRR from the coding sequence ATGAATCAGGTCAAACAACTGTTCAGCCGCTACAAAATGCTCGCCCTGGTGATTGCCGTGGCGGTGATCTGGGTGTTTTTCAGCTGGCAGACCGAGGGCGGGTTCCTCACGCCGCGCAACCTGTCCAACCTGCTGCGGCAGATGTCGATCACCGGGATTCTGGCGTGCGGCATGGTGCTGGTGATCATCAGCGGCGAGATCGACTTGTCGGTGGGCTCGCTGCTCGGGTTGCTCGGCGGGTTGGCGGCGATCCTGGACGTGGTGTATCACGTGCCGTTGCTGGCCAACCTGAGTCTGGTGGCGCTGTGCGGGCTGATGATTGGCCTGGCCAATGGGTATATGACGGCCTATCTGCGCATCCCGTCGTTTATCGTCGGCTTGGGCGGGATGCTGGCGTTTCGCGGGATTTTGCTGGGGATCACGGGCGGCACCACTATTGCGCCGGTGTCGCCGTCGCTGGTGTATATGGGCCAGGGGTATCTGCCGCATTCGGTGGGCATTGGGCTCGGGGTCTTGTTGTTTGCGCTGACGGTGTTTCTGACCTGGAAACAGCGGCGCAATCGCGCCTTGCATGGCTTGGCGGCACACGCGCTGGCGCGGGATCTGCTGCGCGTCGCGGTGATTGGCGCCGTGCTCGCCGGGTTCGTCACCACCCTTAACAGCTACGACGGCATTCCCGTGCCGGTGCTGCTGTTATTGGTGCTGCTGGGCGTGTTCAGCTACGTCACCAGCCAGACCGTGTTCGGCCGCCGCGTGTATGCGGTGGGCAGCAATATGGAAGCCACGCGCCTGTCGGGAATCAACGTGCAGGCGGTGAAGTTGTGGATCTTCGGCATCATGGGCGTGATGTGCGCGCTGGCTGGGCTGGTCAACACGGCGCGCCTGGCGGCGGGTTCGCCGTCGGCGGGCAACATGGGCGAACTGGACGCCATCGCCGCGTGTTTTATCGGTGGTACCTCGATGCGCGGCGGCTCGGGCACCGTGTATGGCGCGCTGCTCGGGGCGTTGGTGATTACCAGCCTGGACAACGGCATGTCGATGCTGGACGTGGACAGCTACTGGCAAATGATCGTCAAGGGCAGCATTCTGGTGTTGGCGGTGTGGGTGGATGTGAGTACGCGCACCGGTAGACGCTGA